In a single window of the Terriglobus roseus genome:
- a CDS encoding FAD-dependent oxidoreductase, translated as MMRSLRFLLVPALFAAATPALTAAPRPTSADLVVYGGTASGVMTAYSAAKQGLRVVLLEPTGHLGGMVTGGLSATDYAYFGIIGGYTREFYRQAAEHYGTHDLLHPTDWLSEPKVGEAIFNAWLKTANVEVHLNERLKEKGGVEMSGKQLTALVTEDGKHWTGKVFADCSYEGDVMSSAHVSYTVGREGMDAFGESLAGVRPETPKHQFLFPTNVYDDQHKLLPEVDPGPLKAGGSADKKVQAYNFRLILTDDSANRMPWTKPTGYDAARFALLARYLKDYKAHTGHDPVLRTVTNPVCFANHKCDFNNNGAFSTDYLGKSWSYPDASYAERRRIWNDHVLYTQSFFYFLATDPSVPQSLRDDANKWGRAKDEFTDTDGWPRQLYIREGRRMTGAYIMRQADLQTERTKPDSIAMGSYNSDSHNVQRVAMPDGTAFNEGDVQVAVQPYEISFRAILPRPGEATNLLVPVCLSASHVAYSSVRMEPQYMMIGQAAGVAASLAIKGKEPVQQVPIDQLQAILRRDKSILHLDQQEPHAVSRIHPEP; from the coding sequence ATGATGCGATCTCTGCGCTTCCTCCTGGTCCCAGCCCTCTTCGCCGCAGCTACACCAGCCTTAACAGCCGCTCCACGACCAACCTCAGCAGACCTCGTGGTCTACGGCGGCACTGCCTCCGGTGTCATGACGGCGTACTCCGCCGCGAAGCAAGGTCTCCGCGTCGTCCTGCTTGAGCCGACAGGCCACCTGGGTGGCATGGTCACCGGGGGCCTCTCCGCAACGGACTACGCATACTTCGGCATCATCGGCGGGTACACCCGCGAGTTCTATCGCCAGGCAGCCGAGCACTATGGCACGCATGATCTGCTTCACCCGACAGACTGGCTCTCGGAGCCGAAGGTCGGCGAAGCCATCTTCAACGCATGGCTCAAGACCGCCAATGTCGAGGTCCATCTCAACGAGCGCCTCAAGGAGAAAGGTGGCGTAGAAATGAGCGGAAAGCAGTTGACCGCCCTGGTCACCGAGGACGGCAAGCACTGGACTGGCAAGGTCTTTGCAGATTGCAGCTATGAGGGTGATGTGATGTCCTCCGCCCACGTGAGTTACACGGTAGGGCGCGAAGGCATGGATGCTTTCGGCGAAAGTCTTGCCGGCGTTCGTCCTGAAACGCCAAAGCACCAGTTTCTCTTCCCCACCAATGTCTACGACGATCAGCACAAGCTGCTACCAGAGGTCGACCCCGGCCCGCTGAAAGCCGGTGGCAGCGCGGACAAGAAGGTGCAGGCCTATAACTTCCGCCTGATCCTTACGGATGACAGCGCGAACAGGATGCCGTGGACCAAGCCCACAGGCTATGACGCCGCGCGCTTCGCGCTTCTGGCTCGCTACCTGAAAGACTATAAGGCGCACACCGGCCACGATCCGGTACTTCGCACGGTGACGAACCCCGTCTGCTTTGCCAACCACAAGTGCGATTTCAATAACAACGGAGCCTTCTCCACCGACTACCTGGGCAAGAGCTGGTCGTACCCCGATGCCAGCTACGCCGAACGCAGACGCATCTGGAACGACCACGTGCTCTATACGCAGTCGTTTTTCTACTTCCTGGCGACGGACCCGTCCGTGCCACAGTCCCTGCGGGACGACGCCAATAAGTGGGGCCGCGCGAAGGATGAGTTCACTGACACGGACGGATGGCCGCGTCAGCTCTACATCCGCGAGGGTCGTCGTATGACGGGTGCCTACATCATGCGCCAGGCCGATCTACAGACGGAGCGCACGAAGCCCGACTCGATTGCCATGGGGTCATACAACAGCGACTCGCACAACGTACAGCGTGTCGCCATGCCCGACGGCACCGCCTTCAACGAAGGGGATGTCCAGGTGGCGGTGCAGCCCTATGAGATCAGCTTCCGGGCCATTCTGCCAAGACCCGGCGAGGCGACAAACCTGCTTGTCCCAGTGTGTCTTTCGGCCTCACACGTTGCTTACTCCTCGGTCCGCATGGAGCCGCAGTACATGATGATTGGCCAGGCCGCGGGCGTCGCCGCTTCTTTGGCGATCAAGGGCAAGGAACCAGTGCAGCAGGTTCCTATCGATCAATTACAGGCAATTCTGAGGCGCGATAAGTCCATCCTCCATCTGGACCAGCAGGAGCCGCACGCCGTCTCGCGCATCCATCCCGAGCCGTAA
- a CDS encoding helix-turn-helix domain-containing protein: MAVMLVPAETERETEPGVKESLARMLASPQFARAETQRRLLHYLWERRHDAISEYAIATEALGRNSNFDSNSDASVRVQISRLRRKLKDYYLETGEAELLAIPTGTHQLTVLERQPLEVPVEARVLPPLSASDWVRARVLPLLVCLCLVLAVALGTTSIFLVRQIRKSHALAAQAPATPNAFWLSFLAGDAPIRIVLPTPVFFNFKNYPSLRLRSTEVNDFGAAAQNPELKAVIAKMGPVGLEQSYTVTWDTLAAIQIARYLDRIGEGKRVSFQVTRDSSLLSLEQANVIVLGTDHTLQPMHEYMESMNFTLIPGEERVLNARPEGNEPKAYVRQLQGEERHIEPSIIAVMPGRAPGLKVLMLESRDTSGMVSLLASNAGSHAVEEMWRAHGSPQFFEMVVMTEMEVHTPLRSWPVTMHAYTKVAPSKTL, from the coding sequence ATGGCTGTAATGCTGGTGCCCGCCGAGACTGAGCGAGAAACAGAACCAGGTGTGAAGGAGTCGCTTGCGCGGATGCTGGCGAGTCCTCAGTTCGCTCGCGCCGAGACTCAGCGTCGCCTGCTCCACTACCTATGGGAACGCCGGCACGACGCAATCAGTGAATATGCGATTGCCACGGAGGCGCTGGGGCGCAACAGCAACTTCGATTCGAACAGTGATGCCTCGGTCCGCGTACAGATCTCTCGCCTGCGACGGAAACTGAAGGACTACTACCTCGAGACAGGCGAAGCGGAACTGCTGGCGATACCCACGGGAACGCATCAGCTCACGGTGCTTGAACGTCAACCCCTCGAAGTGCCGGTCGAAGCGAGAGTGCTTCCTCCCCTTTCCGCTTCAGACTGGGTGCGTGCGCGTGTACTACCGTTGCTGGTCTGCCTGTGTCTCGTGCTGGCGGTCGCCCTCGGAACGACTTCGATCTTCCTTGTCCGGCAGATTCGAAAGTCACATGCGCTGGCGGCGCAGGCGCCGGCGACCCCAAATGCGTTCTGGCTGAGCTTCCTTGCTGGCGATGCGCCGATTCGGATCGTGCTGCCCACACCGGTGTTCTTCAACTTCAAGAACTATCCGTCGCTAAGACTGCGCTCCACCGAGGTCAACGATTTCGGTGCGGCGGCGCAGAATCCGGAACTGAAGGCAGTCATCGCGAAGATGGGTCCGGTCGGACTCGAACAGTCTTATACCGTAACCTGGGACACACTCGCGGCGATCCAAATCGCACGATACCTGGACCGCATCGGCGAAGGCAAGCGAGTGTCGTTTCAAGTGACACGGGACTCCTCGCTGCTGTCGCTGGAACAGGCCAACGTGATCGTGCTGGGCACCGACCACACACTGCAGCCCATGCACGAATACATGGAGAGCATGAATTTCACGCTGATTCCAGGCGAAGAGCGTGTCCTGAACGCACGGCCTGAGGGAAACGAACCCAAGGCCTACGTACGCCAATTACAAGGTGAGGAGAGGCATATCGAACCCTCAATCATTGCGGTCATGCCGGGGCGAGCGCCGGGCCTGAAGGTACTGATGCTGGAGTCTCGCGATACCTCCGGCATGGTCTCCCTGCTGGCTTCGAACGCCGGTTCGCACGCCGTTGAAGAAATGTGGCGGGCACATGGCTCCCCGCAGTTCTTCGAAATGGTTGTGATGACCGAAATGGAAGTCCATACGCCGCTGCGTAGCTGGCCCGTCACCATGCACGCATATACCAAGGTGGCTCCCTCAAAGACCCTGTAA
- a CDS encoding SGNH/GDSL hydrolase family protein, which produces MGSWGKLLLLCLFVSNTGSVWAAVVCNAGFAGENSAQILMRLPQALADCGAPTEVVIFVGMNDAVNEKRFLTPLQTAEAVQQMLQVIGAAHAKALVVTVHAPDEVRLMQRHSPGAFGGLTPAERIDATNRALRKAAQRGGADIVDFHAALALAGGASTSQSTDGVHLTQTGYRLLAKTVAAALPREVSGRVLCLGDSLTFGTGVRAAGEPDAGSESYPQQLKAILNGAL; this is translated from the coding sequence ATGGGCTCTTGGGGAAAGCTATTACTGCTCTGTTTATTTGTCTCAAACACCGGGAGCGTATGGGCGGCAGTCGTTTGCAACGCGGGCTTTGCGGGTGAAAATAGCGCGCAGATCCTGATGCGACTGCCGCAGGCGCTCGCCGACTGCGGCGCACCCACTGAAGTTGTGATCTTCGTCGGCATGAATGATGCCGTGAATGAAAAGCGCTTCCTTACGCCTTTGCAGACAGCGGAAGCCGTGCAGCAAATGCTGCAGGTGATCGGCGCAGCGCACGCAAAGGCGCTGGTCGTAACCGTACATGCGCCCGACGAGGTCCGGTTGATGCAGCGGCATTCCCCTGGCGCGTTCGGGGGGTTAACCCCGGCAGAGCGTATCGACGCGACAAATCGTGCCCTACGGAAGGCAGCGCAGCGTGGCGGTGCAGACATCGTGGATTTCCATGCTGCACTCGCGCTTGCAGGCGGGGCCTCGACCAGTCAAAGTACGGATGGCGTTCACCTCACGCAGACGGGATATCGTCTGCTGGCCAAGACCGTCGCAGCAGCTTTACCTCGGGAGGTATCCGGCAGAGTTCTGTGCCTGGGAGACAGCCTCACCTTCGGTACGGGTGTTCGAGCGGCAGGTGAACCGGACGCGGGGTCCGAAAGCTATCCACAGCAGCTGAAGGCGATACTGAACGGCGCCTTGTGA
- a CDS encoding FG-GAP-like repeat-containing protein — translation MQGKAQTTTIFTLSSPGTIAAGTTETLTAQVTDSSNNTIPRGLVRFYDGARLIGTGQIITNGSGPVGRAVIRTRFGAGSHALTAKFAGFTGLGSMSQSVVQMLAVTPSSNPSVPPTYAFSLTRQDYPANQTPPYTLTAKITANTLSIPAGSVTFQDLYGPNGPTPSAIGTVPLVAGPSQNLNYVQGTTPIPNTSLSLFDFNNDGAPDLLSIKSSSNSSSKVLSLALGNGDGTFKAPVAVLTSDSGSPMVADFNADGNFDVIESNILLLGKGDGTFTQTQLPNGSSAAITGDYDHDGNADYAFFSGGSVSLAFGNGDGTFRQPFLSAGSLNTQFPFGNFATADFNGDGIDDIVASTFNNVPNLLVLLSNGDRTFQPFKPVPHDGLNPDNIIPADFNGDGVTDLAYIPTISARPTGATTALFVNLGVGDGTFQPALDVTAGSYAPSAFAIGDFNGDGKLDFSVYSGPGTVFFLFGDGSGKFAADPSIGPFTLTSSGGEVASADLKSDGLLDVVTGSSTLLASATSTATATLSNVMLPGAGQHVFSALYSPDGLTNLTSNTVTLRSDILSTSSDGFTPALGLHLNGSAAFNGNKLRLTDGKQYEAGSAWSPEPLYMGSFTTSFDFQITDPEADGFTLTFQNAAPTALGSAGGELGYNFIPSSVALKFDLFDNRGEGANSIGVYTAGNTLTGPGMVLPSSVSLLTGHIMRADVAYDGYTLNLLLTDMATGASASYRNVMDIPGSIGANRAYVGFTGATGGLTSTIEILNWSYKPGTVSIDTAARFENVGLLLNGTAYIQGGTALSLTQNVQTVPTAQNKAASVWTPSPFDINSFHSTFTFTNDSLGNEPADGFTFALQRSSSSAIGYFGGELGFYLIPNSVALKFDFFDNNGEGANSTGLYPAGVSLTDPTYSVPTNVNILNALHVKADIVYDGTTLTLVLTDPQSGATSTWSKVVNLPAMLGGNTAFYGFTAGTGQLTTALTIESWKLVVGSAQ, via the coding sequence GTGCAGGGCAAGGCGCAAACAACGACCATCTTCACACTCTCTTCGCCGGGTACCATTGCGGCGGGCACAACCGAGACGCTGACGGCGCAGGTTACCGATTCGTCGAATAACACGATTCCACGTGGACTGGTGCGCTTCTACGACGGCGCACGCCTTATCGGTACGGGCCAGATCATTACCAATGGCTCCGGCCCCGTCGGACGCGCGGTGATCCGTACCCGTTTCGGCGCAGGTTCGCACGCTCTGACAGCGAAGTTCGCAGGGTTCACAGGGCTGGGCAGTATGAGCCAGTCTGTCGTCCAGATGCTGGCCGTGACGCCGTCCTCGAACCCCAGCGTTCCTCCGACCTACGCGTTCAGCTTGACCCGACAAGACTATCCGGCGAATCAGACGCCACCGTACACGTTGACTGCGAAGATCACTGCAAACACCTTGTCCATCCCTGCGGGATCCGTCACCTTCCAGGACCTGTACGGGCCCAACGGGCCTACGCCCTCTGCCATTGGGACCGTGCCGCTGGTCGCAGGTCCTTCGCAGAATCTGAACTACGTACAGGGAACCACGCCAATTCCCAATACATCTCTTTCCCTTTTCGACTTCAATAACGACGGCGCACCCGATCTGCTCTCGATTAAGAGTTCCAGCAACAGTTCAAGCAAGGTGCTCTCGCTGGCTCTCGGCAACGGAGACGGCACATTCAAAGCTCCTGTCGCTGTACTCACGTCCGATTCGGGAAGTCCTATGGTCGCTGACTTCAACGCGGACGGTAATTTCGATGTGATCGAGTCGAATATTCTGCTCCTGGGCAAGGGGGACGGGACCTTCACCCAGACCCAGCTCCCGAACGGTAGCTCCGCTGCTATTACGGGAGACTATGACCACGACGGAAATGCTGATTACGCTTTCTTCTCTGGGGGAAGTGTGTCCCTGGCTTTTGGCAACGGCGACGGTACGTTCCGGCAGCCCTTTCTCTCAGCCGGTTCGCTCAATACGCAATTTCCTTTCGGCAACTTCGCGACTGCGGATTTCAATGGCGACGGAATCGACGATATCGTTGCATCGACCTTCAACAACGTGCCAAATTTGCTGGTTTTGTTGAGCAACGGTGATCGCACTTTCCAGCCCTTCAAGCCGGTACCCCACGACGGGCTGAATCCAGACAACATAATCCCGGCAGACTTCAACGGGGACGGGGTTACAGATCTGGCCTATATTCCAACGATCTCTGCCCGCCCAACCGGGGCTACCACCGCGCTTTTTGTCAACCTGGGGGTTGGTGATGGTACTTTCCAGCCAGCTTTGGACGTAACTGCCGGAAGTTATGCTCCCTCCGCCTTTGCGATCGGTGATTTCAATGGGGACGGCAAGCTGGACTTCTCTGTATATAGCGGGCCTGGCACGGTCTTCTTCCTCTTCGGCGATGGAAGTGGCAAATTCGCGGCGGATCCGAGCATTGGACCGTTCACCCTCACTTCGAGCGGCGGCGAGGTAGCCTCTGCTGATCTGAAGAGCGACGGTCTGCTTGACGTTGTCACAGGCTCCAGTACCCTTCTCGCGAGTGCGACCAGCACAGCCACCGCAACGCTCTCCAACGTGATGCTGCCGGGGGCCGGCCAGCACGTGTTCTCCGCGCTCTATAGCCCGGACGGTCTCACAAACCTGACAAGCAACACAGTCACCCTCCGGTCAGACATCCTATCCACCTCCTCTGACGGCTTCACACCCGCCCTGGGTCTTCACCTGAATGGCTCTGCGGCGTTCAACGGAAACAAGCTTCGCCTGACAGATGGCAAGCAGTACGAAGCAGGGTCTGCATGGAGCCCGGAACCGCTCTACATGGGAAGCTTTACTACCAGCTTCGATTTCCAGATCACCGATCCAGAAGCGGACGGCTTCACGCTGACCTTTCAGAACGCCGCACCCACGGCGTTGGGATCCGCAGGCGGGGAACTCGGCTACAACTTCATTCCGAGCAGCGTGGCCCTGAAGTTCGACCTTTTCGATAACAGGGGCGAAGGTGCAAACTCGATCGGTGTCTACACCGCGGGCAATACGCTCACCGGTCCCGGGATGGTGTTGCCTTCGAGTGTGTCCCTGCTGACAGGACACATTATGCGCGCCGACGTGGCGTACGACGGTTACACGTTGAATCTGCTGCTCACTGACATGGCAACCGGCGCAAGCGCGAGCTATCGGAATGTCATGGATATCCCCGGATCGATCGGTGCGAACCGAGCCTATGTCGGCTTCACCGGAGCTACGGGCGGCCTTACGTCGACGATCGAGATACTCAACTGGTCTTACAAGCCGGGCACGGTCTCGATTGACACGGCAGCGCGCTTTGAGAACGTGGGTCTATTGCTTAACGGAACAGCGTACATCCAGGGCGGTACCGCGCTGAGTCTGACCCAGAACGTGCAGACGGTGCCTACGGCTCAGAACAAGGCAGCATCGGTTTGGACGCCCAGCCCTTTCGACATCAATAGCTTCCATTCGACGTTCACATTCACCAATGATTCTCTGGGGAATGAGCCAGCGGATGGCTTCACGTTCGCGCTGCAGCGTTCCAGCTCCAGCGCGATAGGGTACTTCGGAGGCGAGCTTGGGTTCTACCTCATTCCGAACAGCGTTGCATTGAAGTTTGATTTCTTTGACAACAACGGTGAAGGCGCAAACTCGACCGGACTCTACCCCGCTGGAGTCTCGCTGACAGATCCGACGTACTCAGTCCCCACAAATGTGAATATCCTCAACGCGCTTCATGTGAAGGCAGATATCGTTTATGACGGCACAACGCTCACTTTAGTCCTCACGGACCCGCAGAGTGGTGCGACGTCGACCTGGTCGAAGGTGGTCAATCTGCCAGCAATGCTTGGCGGCAACACCGCCTTCTATGGCTTCACGGCCGGCACCGGCCAACTGACCACAGCGCTGACGATCGAAAGCTGGAAGCTTGTGGTGGGGAGCGCCCAATAA